A region of Bacteroidota bacterium DNA encodes the following proteins:
- a CDS encoding nucleotidyltransferase family protein, which translates to MKAMILAAGLGTRLRPLTDNKPKALVAVAGMPLLLHSINKLKAAGVDSIIVNVHHFAEQLIDYVNNHDFGVPVTISDESGHLLETGGGLKKAEAFFNDGKSFLLCNVDVLSGTDLKKVIESHAASNALVTLVVKARQTARYFLFDRNLQLCGWKNTKIGEVKTAREATFYYPYAFSGIQVVRSEIFPFITEQGKFSLTEVYLRLAANHEIRAYVDDAWWFDLGKFEDIESIEEYLK; encoded by the coding sequence ATGAAAGCAATGATACTGGCTGCGGGCCTTGGTACAAGGCTCAGACCGCTTACCGATAATAAGCCGAAAGCACTTGTAGCGGTTGCCGGTATGCCACTATTGCTGCATTCCATTAATAAATTGAAAGCTGCGGGTGTCGATTCGATAATTGTGAATGTTCATCACTTCGCTGAACAGCTCATTGATTATGTAAACAATCATGATTTCGGTGTGCCGGTTACAATATCCGATGAGAGCGGTCACTTGCTTGAAACCGGCGGTGGACTGAAGAAAGCGGAAGCATTTTTTAATGATGGCAAATCGTTTCTGTTATGCAATGTGGATGTGCTTTCCGGTACTGACCTGAAAAAAGTTATTGAATCACATGCGGCATCAAATGCGCTTGTAACGCTGGTTGTAAAAGCCAGACAGACGGCGCGCTATTTTTTGTTTGATAGAAATTTGCAGCTGTGTGGTTGGAAAAATACTAAAATCGGCGAAGTAAAAACCGCACGTGAAGCCACTTTCTATTATCCATATGCGTTTAGCGGTATTCAAGTAGTGCGTTCGGAAATTTTTCCTTTTATCACTGAGCAGGGGAAATTTTCGCTCACTGAGGTTTATTTAAGACTCGCTGCAAATCATGAAATCAGGGCATATGTTGATGATGCGTGGTGGTTCGACCTTGGTAAATTCGAGGATATTGAAAGTATAGAAGAATATTTAAAGTAG
- a CDS encoding DUF6056 family protein: MTASSKYKWLLFIMLLLAVFPFFALCAFVHPSADDYSMVWLVKSSNFWQYQKDMYQTWTGRYAANFFETLHPMRFGAMWVYRLIPAVLLMLLYFSLVALLKSIAGKILPAVTIHLCALIFFVVYLNIFPSTAEGIYWLPGGIEYLLAGILSIFVIALLIRSGDKDNPHRWLKLIPASLAVLVIGGLNEISMALLAALLFFALLYIRIKQKRNEFNIFLVFVLLIVAGTVDISAPGNYIRMSVFTNPLDITSSIFLSLKGALKLVGIHFQSPPFMLVTILFLTGAGEIIRKPEVSKWIPSVHPLLSIIVSALVIFGLYLPGALGMGINPPMRVHATISLAFMLLWFFNLTVLLQYLHTKRKQIATLPSSITVIIVVAMIILSLLDFTKIPDGPLVFRGNVSRAYYDLLVKAPDYNNELKQRYLDIRQQKFSGEKLVKVKKLQNIPESIFFIDIESEAGDWKNTDYAHFFEVDSIKINDELKTTNY; encoded by the coding sequence ATGACTGCTTCATCAAAATATAAATGGCTTTTATTCATCATGCTGCTTTTGGCGGTCTTTCCGTTCTTTGCATTATGTGCATTTGTGCATCCATCGGCCGATGATTACAGTATGGTGTGGTTAGTGAAGAGCAGCAACTTTTGGCAGTACCAGAAGGACATGTATCAGACATGGACAGGAAGATATGCCGCCAATTTTTTCGAGACGCTTCACCCAATGCGGTTTGGAGCAATGTGGGTATATCGGTTAATTCCGGCAGTTTTGCTTATGCTGCTTTATTTTTCTCTGGTCGCGTTGCTGAAAAGCATTGCCGGAAAGATTCTGCCCGCGGTAACGATTCATTTATGCGCGCTTATTTTTTTCGTTGTATATCTTAATATTTTTCCTTCTACAGCAGAAGGGATTTATTGGTTGCCGGGCGGTATAGAATATTTGCTCGCAGGCATCTTGAGCATTTTTGTAATTGCGTTATTAATCCGTTCCGGTGATAAGGATAATCCTCATCGTTGGTTAAAACTTATTCCTGCATCCTTAGCGGTTCTCGTGATTGGCGGTCTGAATGAGATCAGTATGGCGCTGCTTGCTGCACTGTTATTCTTCGCCTTATTGTATATCAGAATCAAGCAGAAACGCAATGAATTTAATATTTTTCTGGTGTTTGTATTGCTTATTGTTGCCGGAACTGTCGATATTTCTGCTCCGGGAAATTATATTCGCATGTCGGTATTTACCAATCCTCTGGATATTACCTCCAGTATTTTTCTGTCGCTGAAAGGTGCGCTGAAGCTTGTCGGGATTCATTTCCAGTCGCCGCCGTTTATGCTTGTTACCATTTTATTTTTAACTGGCGCCGGAGAGATTATTAGGAAGCCGGAAGTGTCAAAATGGATACCATCAGTGCATCCGCTACTCTCCATAATAGTATCAGCGTTGGTGATTTTTGGTTTATACCTTCCGGGAGCGCTCGGAATGGGAATCAATCCGCCAATGAGAGTGCATGCCACCATTTCGCTGGCCTTTATGTTGCTCTGGTTTTTCAACCTGACTGTATTACTTCAGTATCTTCACACAAAAAGAAAACAGATAGCCACATTGCCATCATCCATTACGGTTATTATTGTTGTTGCAATGATAATCCTTTCGTTGCTTGATTTTACGAAAATTCCCGACGGGCCGTTGGTGTTCAGAGGGAATGTTTCCAGAGCTTATTATGATTTGCTGGTGAAAGCACCTGATTATAATAATGAGCTGAAACAACGATATCTGGATATCCGGCAGCAGAAATTCTCCGGAGAGAAATTAGTGAAGGTGAAAAAACTTCAGAATATTCCCGAAAGTATCTTTTTTATTGACATTGAGTCGGAAGCCGGCGACTGGAAAAATACGGATTATGCGCATTTTTTTGAAGTAGATTCAATTAAAATCAATGACGAACTAAAAACTACAAATTACTAA